In one window of Balaenoptera musculus isolate JJ_BM4_2016_0621 chromosome 10, mBalMus1.pri.v3, whole genome shotgun sequence DNA:
- the CCDC77 gene encoding coiled-coil domain-containing protein 77, whose amino-acid sequence MNFTPTQSPVCRKLTALPKHEAAGGFSGPTRWKGVSFSDSVQSTPLPSVEDRLAILFPSQELLEYYQKKMSECEAENEGLLKKLELYREACEGQHKLEWDLQQREAEIAELRKALSDVQVCLFQEREHVLRLYSENDRLRIRELEDKKKIQNLLALVGTDIGEVTYFYKEPPNKVSILQKTIQAVEVCEQNESSAFRADSKGSRRKPAVRQKEESAQLHQRDVQTLILQVEALQAQLEERSRLSQEQVAGLVEERRICMEEVQAHQQRDRERVAELTRNLHHTKELLYESTKDFLQLKFENQNKEKSWMLEKDHLMSKIKQYRVQCKKKEDKTGKVWPVHESHYNQNQYIKSLKEKIVQEEKLSSMYQEQCISLEEELAQIREEEGVRREIFKDRTSKMGRRLQVMTKRYEALENRRVLEVEGFKTDIKALKQKLKDLEQMLYKATLNTRANQDLAILCEVRDSNRRAHKIQGELKNLKSKVFSLENELRLC is encoded by the exons ATGAACTTTACCCCGACGCAATCCCCTGTCTGCAGAAA GCTGACGGCCCTCCCCAAGCATGAGGCTGCCGGTGGCTTCAGTGGCCCCACCAGGTGGAAGGGGGTATCTTTCTCCGATTCTGTGCAGTCAACTCCCTTGCCTTCAGTGGAAGATCGTCTGGCCATCCTCTTCCCTTCTCAGGAGCTTCTAGAATATTATCAGAAGAAGATGTCTGAGTGTGAGGCAGAAAACGAGGGCCTGTTGAAGAAGCTGGAGCTGTACAGAGAGGCCTGCGAAGGGCAG CATAAACTTGAATGGGATTTGCAGCAGAGGGAGGCAGAGATTGCTGAGCTGCGGAAAGCTCTAAGCGACGTGCAGGTCTGCCTCTTCCAGGAGCGGGAGCATGTCTTACGCCTCTACTCAGAAAACGACCGACTGAGAATCAG GGAGctagaagacaagaaaaagattCAGAATCTCTTGGCTCTTGTGGGAACAGACATTGGAGAAGTGACCTATTTTTATAAGGAGCCTCCCAACAAA GTCAGCATTCTCCAAAAGACTATCCAGGCTGTAGAAGTATGTGAACAGAATGAATCTTCAGCTTTCAGAGCAG ATTCTAAAGGCAGCAGGAGAAAACCAGCAGTGAGACAGAAGGAGGAGAGTGCCCAGCTGCACCAGAGGGACGTGCAGACCCTCATCCTGCAG GTGGAAGCGCTGCAGGCCCAGCTGGAGGAGCGGAGCAGGCTCTCGCAGGAGCAGGTGGCGGGGCTCGTGGAGGAGAGGCGGATCTGCATGGAGGAAGTGCAAGCCCATCAGCAGAGGGATCGGGAGAGAGTCGCAGAGCTCACCAGAAA TCTCCATCACACCAAGGAACTGCTCTATGAGAGCACCAAAGACTTTTTGCAACTCAaatttgaaaaccaaaataaGGAGAAGTCCTGGATGCTCGAAAAGGATCATTTGATGTCAAAGATTAAGCAATACAGGGTGCAGTGtaagaagaaagaagataaaactgGAAAAGTTTGGCCAGTTCATGAGAGTCATTACAACCAAAATCAATACATTAAG TCCCTGAAGGAAAAGATAGTACAAGAGGAAAAGCTGTCCAGCATGTACCAAGAGCAGTGCATTTCCCTAGAAGAGGAACTTGCCCAGATTCgtgaggaggagggagtgaggagagagaTCTTTAAG GACCGCACCAGCAAGATGGGGAGGCGTCTACAGGTCATGACGAAACGCTACGAGGCCTTGGAGAACCGGCGTGTCTTGGAAGTAGAAGGCTTTAAGACAGATATTAAGGCTCtcaagcaaaaactgaaagactTGGAGCAGATGCTCTATAAG GCAACACTTAACACCCGGGCAAACCAGGATCTTGCCATCCTGTGTGAGGTTCGTGACAGCAACAGACGGGCACATAAGATACAGGGAGAACTGAAGAACCTCAAGTCCAAAGTATTCAGCCTGGAGAACGAACTTAGACTCTGCTGA